A stretch of DNA from Cololabis saira isolate AMF1-May2022 chromosome 17, fColSai1.1, whole genome shotgun sequence:
TTGAGGCTTCACTTTAGGCCATTTGCCTAATTGTAAGTACCCACCATGATCAGATGACTTATTTGATGTTTTTTCacacttaaaaaccaaaacaaacaacaaaacggATTAAAAAGAGGGGTGCCATCTTTTGCACATGAAAGTATTTCTCTGGGTTTCTGCCCCCTGAAATACTGCAGGATAAATGTCAGTGCTAGAACTTTAGTTGTGCCATTGATCAAAACATAAGAAGTATACAAACAAGCTTTTTAAGGTTGGTATGGTTTTCCAAAAGCACTGAAACAGCTTAAAATGTTAATGTTCTGACTTGAATCCAAATGCTGCTTCAAGAGTCACaaccacatttatttttctcctttcgTGTTTGTGTCTTCAGAAGAGAGACATGTCAACTTTAAGCTAAAGAAAACCAACACAGTGCAAACAGCCAAGAAGGACCTAGAAAGTCACCTTTTTCTTGATAGCTTTGGCTGATTGTTTGCGCAGGGCCAGCTGGGCTGTGTAGGTCAGCGTCTCTTCCACTGTCAGATAACTCAGCAAGTTATCGCTCTGGAAACCAGAGGCAATGACAAAACAGGGTgttacaaacacaagaaaaaaaggatctAGAGATGCAAAAAGACTGATGTAAATGATAGAGAATTGattttgatagttttttctttaataatagagacaacttctgttgtaatagatgttatataaataaaattgaattgaattgaataatgtGGCCATATAGCCATTTAAAGGTCTACAGATTCATTATTTCTGACTCTTTGTGGTGTTTCTTTTTGGGTGGGTTCAAGCACAAACAGCTACACAATATGCATACAAAGGGAAAATGCAAAagacataataaatataatacttAAAAAGTTCAGTAACAAGGCAATGAAATTATGTTCAGGAAATGTTGAGACAATTTAAAACACTTTCTCAAATTTAAACAAGCATCATCAATGTGACAACAATGCACTGCAGTATGTTGCTGTTAGGTGATAGAAAGGGACAGATGTATTTTCTACTCTGCTTTTGCATCTCTGAACACTTCCTGTGCAttcaaatgaataaatgatCCACGCTTatataatctttttttaaaccagcCAGGTTAAATCCACCCAGGTAAAGTCCAGGTTCAACACAGTACTTTATAGGAAAATATCTATTCAACCAttaaaacaaacactcacacagcacTTTTAATTCTACACATAATTAAAGAGACTCCCCACCCAAAATCAAATACTCCTAAGCTTATCAGGGTGGGTTCAGTGTCTCGCCAAAGAACGGACTGAAATGTAGAGGACTTGAAAATCGTGCCACCGATTTTCCAGTTCTTCAAATAAAGCCGCATTGTATTAAGGAACACACTGGGAGGCATAGTTCATATTTGTCTGTTCACATACGattgtaacacacacacacacacacacacacacacacacacacacacacacacacacacacacacacacacacacacacacacacacttcaaccATCTGTATCTGCCGCTGCCTCAATTAACACATGGTGTGCCTCTTAATCCCACTCCTCCTTATTCTCTCATCTGAATGACTTTAATATCAGGCGCTCATATCATCCTCATCTGTGTCTTTGCAGAAGAAGTTAATGACGAGGCTTAAAGGACGGGGGGTTCGGGGTGGGGGGGCGCTATCAGAGGGAGGAGGGCGATTATTTGAAATGAAGCAAGGCCACTTTTAAACCAGTGTTTTTAATTCAAGCTTTGGATACACATGAGCACCTCTCATTGAAAGATTAAGTGTATGAGGAGGCTATCAAGGCTTCCGAGTTAATTTCATACGAAGGCCGGGGCAGCACTTTCTGGTGCTTTTACAAAACGGCGTGTTCATTAAATTTGTTATCTAGTATTTGATGCGGTCGGTGTAACTACTTGACGGCTTAAATACATAAGAACCAGCTGGTATTTGTCTACTATCAtgttaatgaaaatgaaatgttaatgcaaTCAGCTGCTTTCTACTTTCAAACTACCATTTATGAACAAGTAGGCAATATTTTCCATCTATGATCATTGTttcagatgatgaagacttctGAGAGCATGTTGGCAGTAATGAGCTGGAGTTTGATTTATTACTAACtgttaaaacatttgaaatctttgattatataatataatgataactgtgtgtgtgtgtgtgtgtgtgtgtgtgtgtgtgtgtgtgtgtgtgtgtgtgtgtgtgtgtgtgtgtgttacctgcAGGACGTAGGAGAAACAGTCCTGATACTGTTCCCTCTTCACCTTTATTCCATTGATGAAGATTTCTCCCAGCAGTGCACCTTGGCTCCCGATCCGTCCTGAGATGGCATCCAGTAACGTCGTCTTCCCTGAACCTTCACATTTACATTTGCAAAAGAGACACAAGCAAACACAAATTCATGCATTAAGTTTATAAAGTAGCATAACAGTGGATATGCCAAACAAATGCAGGACTGTAACATTATTAATGTATATTTTTCCCAGTTCAAACTGGATATAAACGTTTCACAATGAGCTGAGTACAAACCTGAATTGCCCAGTATGCCCATTATCTGCCCACTGCCGACATGAAAGGAGACATCGTTGAGAATCTGACGAGTCCATCGCTTTCTGCAGGAGGGTAAGTCCCACCACGGTCCCACACGCtcactgaaacacaaacacacacacacacatgcacagacatGGGCAGTTTTGttacaaaatgtataaaatgacATGTAGTCgagtctgtttttgttttgtttgtttgtttgcagcaTTTACCTGACGGTGTAGGAGATCTTACTGACACTGAGGCAACAGGACGGCTCTGATCGCTTGTCCATGTCTCCCGTCAGTCGTCCACTCCAAACAACAGCTGCAGCAGGTCCGACTTCACATTAGTTTGAAATTACTCTTTTAGTCCCAGACTTTATTTTAGTGCACTTGCTCCCTGTACAGAACAGCAGTGCAAGGTCAGCTGTGACTCCCACAACCATAAAAATACTGCAAATGTTGCGTCACGTCAGTGAACTTTGATCTAAAGTTGTGTAAAGACGAAATAagccaacaaaaaaaacactcaggTTGAATAGATTCACAGGCTGTCAGTCTCTCCTCAGTGCTCATATCTGCATTTAGAAAAGCTATGGCTGCAAGgataaagaaaatgaacaacTGACACAACATGTAGTTGGATGTTTTCAAATCGAAAGCTGGTGAGCTAAAACAAGAAATCTTCAGATGGACTAGAGTTGAACCGTGTATCACAGAAGAGCTGGGACAGCAGCGGGCACAAACGGCAGACACTCGTGCAGAAAAAAGCAGAGAAATCTGGCAGAAGGGGGAAAGGGGGCCAGCTGACTTCTTGAACTTGGACCGGCAGCTTGCACCATCATGGACACAGAAACCAGCTCAAATCGTAAGAACAGCTATTCACAGGTGAGTGAAAAGAGATATTTCTCCCGGAGGAATGGGTTTGAGCTAGTCTGCTAATGTACTCATATATTTCTAACAAAtcagatttattttcttcttttatatccttttatttaaaatttcaacCATCTCTTCACTGCTCTATAAACAGCCAGAAGATTTGTACAATTGCTTGGAACTTTTACCTGTTAGATACTTGCTTATTCATATCAATAATACACCTGTTTATTAATGCCAAAGTTATTAAAACGTTGATCAAATAATGCTCTGCTAAAATAGCAAAGTGCCTCATACTCACTAATGTATAATGTCAAATACTTATAAATATGTGAAGATGTTCTCCAGTTGGGCAGGTTTACAGTTTATCTAATGGTTATATTAAGatcatttttaaatgtactCTGGAATCTGaaatccacccatccattttctatacccgtttaaTCGTATGCAGGGTGAcgggttctgctggagcctatccaagCTCATTAGAGACGAGGGGCAGGGGACACCCTGCACGGGTCGCCCGTTTATCGCAGGGAGACCCTGAAATAactatttaaattcagaaactcaGGCAGAAACACACAATTTAAATTTTCCAGAAATAAGAGAATAATTTATGAAATCTTTATTGTAGTCAGATTTCCTTagaggagcttgaggcaagaataagaaatgagactcattggcgccacgacggccgtcgggggtactgcagccaacagcgaaggcggcacgggagaacagggagaacgtatatgcagcgtcatgtgacgtcacatccgcaggacagctagggaaattcgggcccggaattgcagcacattttgcagcacacagcctgttcaaggcaacggagagatacatcattctttttggtttggaacgcttcatctgacattactactagaaaacttaaaacgtatacaattttttttttcataaatcctgcctcaatcctgcctcaagctcctttaatgttattttttatatatcctCTCAAAAGTTTAGTTTTTGTCatgctaaataaaataaaataaacccttgAAAAAATTGAATTACATTTTCTATCATTATCAATACATTAGGTAatttaatggattttttttatgtagttgctttatttatttatttatttttcttttttccttttttgattgTGGGGTTGGTACAGAGGTCTCAGAAATCCATCTATCAAATCCAGCATAATAGGGTGAATAATAAATCTGCACAAGTTTTGTTTCTGGagtaaatgaaaaacaaagagCTTCTTAAACTAACCTAACTATAGTGAGTGTTTTATCTCAGATTGTACAGGATTTCATGACAAGCTGTGTCTTTGTCTGCGTACAAACCCACTCGTTTCTGTCTGGCAGCACCAAGACACGGAGCTGTTCTCATCGGAGGAGGACAGCAGTCTCTACTTCACCTACAGCGGCGGGTGCAACGAGCTGGAGGTCAACAGCCTGCACTATCAGGTAACTtgtcatttctgtttttattttccacatGAACAACATGTAACTACTGTAGTTGTTTAGTAAACACCTCTGCGTGTGCTCCAAGGTGGACCCAGCAGCTCAGATCCCCTGGTACGAGAGGCTGTCAGAGTTCAAACTGCCATGGGAGATAGAGCAGAACAAGCAGACGGTCATCGACAACCTCAGTCTCCGAGTACGCAGCGGACAGATGTTGGCCATCATTGGCAGTTCAGGTGACGCACAAACACTGTTGTGTTTCAAATCCAGGCCCTGCTTGTTAAACCTGCCCAGGAGCATCATTGGTTTAAAACTTTCAGTCTTTTCACGGGTAGAAAAGCACATATATGATAAGAGCTGAACCTGTGTTGAACAAATCTGCCTCTCTTGGGActtttctgcttgaaaaaatTATGTTTAGAAAATGATAAAGTGGTACTTTATTTCCTCTCTGTGCCTGAATTTGGCTTTGAATATTTACTCGTCTTGTTCAAGGTTGTGGGAAAACGTCTCTGCTGGATGTAATAACTTGTCGGGATGAGGGCGGCACTATGACATCCGGTCAGATTTTAATCAACGGGAAGCCCAACACGCCCCATCTAGTGAAGAAGAGCATCGCTCATGTCCGTCAAGACGACCGCCTTCTCCCTCACCTCACTGTCCGCGAGACCCTCAGCTTCGTTGCCAAGCTCAGGCTCCCCACCCACTTCACACAAGCTCAGCGGGACCAGAGGGTAGGACTGAGATGACAAGCCATCACAACATCTGTGCACAGATGTGCACCATCGTCTCATCCCACTGAAAGTGTTCATAAGGAACTTAAATGTGTGTGCTGTGTTTCACAGGTGGATGACGTTATTGCAGAGCTGCGGCTGCGGCAGTGTGCACACACCCGGGTGGGCAACGACTATGTGAGGGGTATTTCTGGAGGGGAGAGAAGGAGAGTCAGTATCGCCGTGCAACTTCTCTGGAACCCTGGTGAGAAGCGCAAATCTGTTAACCTCTTAGCTTCATTTCAGGCCCAAAACCTTTTAGATGTAAAACTTCTCATGGGTGGATTTAAGGCATAAAATGATATTCTCCCACGGCCGAATCCCATCAAACACTGTTGACCGCTATCAATTAGTTTTTCCTTGTCTTTTTGTTGTTAAGTTTTTACAGGATGGTTGTTTgttcattaaaggggacctattatgaaaaacaggttttttcttgctttaacatatataaagtggtctcccctcagcctgccaactcagaggaggaaagcaaccaaattctgcagtgtctgtacagctgcccggatgagccgtccagtgtgatgtagcttctacgagccgttcagattctgcgcattttcgttacgtaaccaaaatgcaaaccacgcccacaactataaaaccgtgtaactgaatgcgagcgtccgactatcgcatcgcactgctctctgtccatctccctccagcagctgccactttattgaggtttttgtagtgaaatgaggaggaatcatagagataacttctcatttcaactaactggatcagccgttcctcatccgtgactgtttcctacagcgctttcaaccggctttcaatgcgagcgacaggaaacggccagctcaaaacggcccGCTGCGTCGtgctgcgcagcgctgcgtcgctgcatCGCTGCAtcgctgcgtcgctgcagccagttaggacagtccaatagaaaataaagcaatggaattgattttttccgctgacgctcgctcacattgcatgcagttaggacacggtgtaactccgccggccggagcttccgccattttttcctagcggtgtatcgcgccattcaggcagccaatcagcacagagcctcattaccatagcctccccacccactcagaatccctcatagagaaggaggttagaaacggtgaagataaagacatggcccagaggctgaatttctaatttatttagcaaaaacaatcaaaaacttgttttttaagacattcaaggcctgtttaaaatagggattcaatgccataataggtcccctttaaacaccaaatgcTGACTTCTAATGTTTAAAATCATTTAGTAGTTTTGAACCTTTCTACACAACTGTCATGACGCTGTTTTGACAAACAACTGTTGTGTGTTACATATTTTAGAGTTTTACCAATGAACAACCAATTTAATAGCTAATTTCATCTAGACTTTACAACttcttaatattaataaccgaAGGCACTGTCTACCTTTCAATGCTTTTATTCAGAACATGTTTCATAATTTGACATTCGCCTGTAATAGAAGATGCAACTAGAAATAAGGTTAACAGTATTAAAGATCAATTTCTCCTCATTCTTATGGGGTTATTCTCTATCGACTGGTCTGTTTGAAGTTTACAGTCCTCATTTTAATTTAGGATACTTGTTAAATATGActtatattatgtttaaatcaaacataaaacattggATCATTATTAAATTAGAAAAGCGCCACTACCTAAAACAGCTCATGTATTGTCCTGCATCGCCAACATTTCTATAGCCATGTACAAAAGAAAGCAAATCTTTTCCAGTTCTAAGGTTATATGTATCAggacatgaaaataaaatctttgATCTTTACCAGGCCAAAATATTTGTTGATAAAATCTCAGATGACAAACAGCACATGACATGTCAATATTTactgaaaaaaagacaaaatgccaAAAACGGTGTATTAACAAAGTGGACGCTGCAATCAGTAACTTGTAAACTCCCCTTTAGCAGCGGTAGGTTCAAATAACCATCTTCTGTCTGACACCATCAATCTCTAGCATCGCTGTGGAAGAATTTTGGTCCATTTTTCTTTACAACATGCTTCAGTTCAGGGATATTTCTGGGGTATTTTTTATGCTGCTATGATCCTGCGACAGCATTTCAATTTGGCTAAGGTCTGAACTTTGACTGGGATGTTTTATTGTAGATTTGTGGTTGTGCTCAGAAACATCATCCTGTATCATGACCTAGTTTCAGCCGAGCTTCAGCCGTCGCATGGATGGCCTCACATCTGACTCTAAAATTGACTCTAAAAAGGGGAGTTGATGGAATTCTGGGCTCAATGATTGCAAGGTGCCGTTGATATGACTGTGACACGGTGCGACAATCGGCATGAGTTTTTTTATAGTGTGGGATGTCctttcaaagcattttgttaaaaaaaaaggtctgggAGTTTCTGCAGATGCAACTTTGCTCACCTCAGTGGTGTTGCTCTTTTCAGAGAGAAGAGACTTTCTCTTCATAAACCTTTTCATATAAGTTTTACTTGTtcagtctttttttaattaaaccaTTGTGAACTTATACATGCTAACTGTGGCCTGTAGAGTGTGAGATccagttcttgtttttttttttttttttttccagtttctctAAGCACGTCTTGATTTGCATTTGGGGTGAACTCAAGATTGTTTGGAGGTGGCCCAATAACCCGACCATACTTCTCTAcagtcattgctgatgtctttcttttttgacattgtgttaacacacttTGAAAGCGTCCAGATCACAAGATCTACTTTTATAAAGACGGTCACACATCTGATGAAGTTAATTTGATTCCCAATGCAAACATCTGGGTTATATTTATCAAATTAGTAGACctgcactgatacaaatattgcgcttgatctacttaaaaaaataagtcaactttttgcatgcgattattatgtagatcaagaaagactagtctttgtataaactactcaattttatgtatgtaaataatacattttgcaagtacagtcaatttaattgtgttaagtttactttatttatcaaaattagttgactttacatgcaaaaattaagttgactttacttgcaaattaattttgtacatactaaaaattaagtagtttatacaaagactagtctttcttgatctacacaaaaatctcatgcgaaaaagtcacataatttttttaaaagtagattaagcaagatattttttaccgtTGTGttgtacataaaaaaaataaagcatgtttcatctaaacgttggacaatctgcccaatagattaaaggaaaagtaaatacaacaagatcattgcttgttgtttgtgtgtaaatgaaaagattgcctgggattacataaatactgcttgttaaggaaaaaatgcacaatgtcttgttttttgaacaaatgcagattaagttcaaaactagatgtattcatgtaaagcaacaaacttcatttttaattgttaatatcacagatttaaatatgttacatgcgcttagattgatttttttcagtgtggCTGTCCACAAAAGTTCAAACTGAAGTTTGGCAGCACCATAGCAGGCAAGTTCTGTTTATTTGTTCTGATGATTGTTGACCAGGTATGTTCCCCCTCCAGGTATTTTAATCCTGGATGAGCCCACCTCAGGTTTGGACAGCTTCACCGCCCACAACCTGGTCATCACCCTGTCCCGTCTGGCCCGGGGCAACCGTCTGATCCTGCTGTCCGTCCACCAGCCGCGCTCAGATATCTTCCAGCTCTTCGAGCTCGTCGTGCTGATGTCTTCGGGTTCACCCGTCTACTGTGGGCCAGCACAGGACATGGTTCCTTACTTCACATCCCTGGGGTACCCCTGCCCGCGATACTGCAATCCCTCTGATTTTTATGGTTAGTGATTATCAGAACTCAACAGCAGTCAACTTCCTGATGCTCACCGGCAGGTTGAGGATTTGATTTAGAAATGTACTTTTGATGGTGATCTCTCCTGCTGTTTTTCTTGTAATCCCATTTTCCCTTTCAAACACTCACCAGTCGACCTGATCAGTATCGATCGGCGCAGTCCGGAGCGAGAGGCTGAATGTTTGGAGCGAGCCAGACTCCTGGCTGGGTGTTTCCAGGAAAAGGTCCGAGACACTGATGACCACATGTGGAAACCAGCTGAGACCAATGCGACCCAAGCTGGCAGGTAATTGTGTGTTCTTTTTCTGATGGTATTTCAAAGTTGGGtctcttttattcttctttatcAAATTTGGGATCTGAATGAGTCAGAAAtgattctgtttttttctttctggccaAACTAACTTCAAACCAACAAGACTCCAATACTTTAATAATCCTCATAGATAGTAGTTTTAGCTGGGTGCGTAAATCAGGCCATAACTGTCTTGCCTTTATCCTCTGCAGCTCTCGGCAGCCAAGCAAGAAGAAAGGAGAGGAAGTAATCACTATTTCTGGTGACAGAAACAAACTGCCGGGCAGATTTCACCAGTTTAACACCCTCATCAGGTAACAACATGCAGGGATCTCTCGCCGCTCTCTGAGGGTTAAACATCCAGATTGACCTCTGCTGTCGTCTTCCTCAGGCGTCACATGTATAACGACTTCAGAGACCTGGTCACGTTATTGGTCCACGGCTTCGAGGCTCTTCTGATGTCACTCCTGATTGGTTTTTTGTACTACGGGGCAGGAGAAGAACGCCTGAGCATTCAGGACACAGTGGCCCTCCTCTACATGGTCGGAGCTCTCACCCCTTTTGCTGTGGTGCTGGACGTCATAGCTAAATGTAAGCATTTACAGACGTACAGAGCAATAAATGCACCTTTGTCATTGTCATCACTCAAAACAGAGTGTCAGAAATATACGCCATGGAAAAATTGACTTTTGTTTGAGAATTAGAGGAAGGGATTTTTCTcaaaagtggcaaaaatggtctacatttaaggtcaaatcccagccatgcccttaaagaaggggaaagaaaagaatggcAAAATATTACATCTCCCCCAGGTAGTTGTTATGATTGTTActatcatttttaattttaattttttttttctctttcatttttgtgtaacttgaaaaagacaaaataaaaagtattaaaaaaaaaaaaaaaaaaaaaaacagtgtcaagttataactaatatcgTTCACATAAAGTCAGAGGTGTCGCTTGGATCTTTCTGGTGAATGCCTTCACTTCAGTGAGAGAGATGCAAGAGGTTTCTGAATGATATGGAGACGTGATCAGAGTTATAAAGTTATCAGACAAGATTTGTGGGAGTCCATTTCTGCAGACATAAGTATCTGGACTCTGAGTTACATTCAGTCACAGACATGAAGGTACAGTCCAACTAACAGCCATTAAAGCAAGTTCAACACAGGTCAAGGTCAGGTGATATCTAAAGTTATAGAACTGGTTTGATTCCAAGTCAACATACGACTCAgaattaaaaacaggaaacaccGACTCACTGAGGAAATATGAGAACTTTAATgccattatttttttcttctgaaagAAACCAAAACTATGTAATCGACGTGTAAATCTAACGAGTGACTTTGATGACCGCAGAGTCAGATGTTTGTAATGCTGAGATGATGTGGACTGTGACCCGTTATCAGACTGACTACAGCTCTGTGCAGGTCACACGGAGAGAGCCATGCTCTACCACGAGCTGGAGGACGGCATGTACTCGGTCACACCATACTTCTTTGCCAAGGTAACGAACCATGATAAAATCCCAGCTCCAGCAGGGGTCAGTCTTGCTCCATGCTGGAGCCTCACATGCATTTATTACAGTACCTGCTGGTGCCAGGACCAACAGTTTATTCATCCTTTTTGATCACTGCTCAGATCCTCGGGGAGCTGCCGGAGCACTGTGTTTTCACCCTGGTCTACGGTCTGCCCACCTACTGGCTGGCAGGGCTGAACGAAGCTCCAGACCGGTTCCTGCTCAACTTCTTGCTGGTGTGGCTGATGGTTTACTGCAGCAGGGCCATGGCTCTGTTTGTGGCGGCCTCCCTGCCCACCCTGCAGATCTCCGCCTTCATGGGCAACGCTCTGTTCACAGTCTTCTACCTGACTGGAGGGTTTGTCATCAGTCTGGAGAACATGTGGCTGGGTGAGGAGACACATTCACTGTCTCAACCAATAAATATGACATGTGTCTGCAGAATATGTTCAATAATATACAGCATCTTTAGAAGATTAAAGAAATAGCTTTTATATGAATGTTTGGGTGTGTTTTTGTCTTCAGTGGCCTCATGGTTTTCGTACGCTTCGTTCATGCGTTGGGGTTTTGATGGGATGCTGCAAGTGCAGTTCAGCGGAAATCACTACTCCTTCAACATAGGAAACTTCACCATCCCAGTCGACGGCATATACGTGAGtaaaaatactgtaaatgtCAGGTCATTTAACTTTCATGCTGCGAGTCCTGGTTCTTAcacttttagaaaaaaacaatagcaGCATTTATCAAGTGATGCATTTATCCCAAAAGATAAAAGATGACAACTAAAAGTACTTGGAGGTAGTTTTGAACACTTGGAAATTATTATCTAATACTATTATCTATTTACATTTCAAAGTGCTTTTGTTTCCCCACTAACCTTAACTGATGGCAAATGTTAGAAGCTTTAAAGTAAATAATAGATTTGCATGTATTGTAGTACAATGGACTAACCCCCACATTTATCTTGCAGGTGGTAGAGGCCTTGAAAATGAACCAGTATCCTCTGTTCTCGTGCTACCTGGTCCTGCTGGCGGTCTGTGTGGCCTTCATGGGGCTCTACTTCCTGTCACTTAAATTCATCAAACAGAAGTCCAGTCAAGACTGGTGAAACCCACCGTCATCTTTATCTTTATTAAACATGTATTTGCACAAGTGGAAGTGAAAGTTATTTTGGATATTTGTGCGACCGGTTCGACACAGTTTCACACTATTGAGTTTATTGTGATGTATTATTGTGAAAACCTGCTTAATTCAAAAGGATAGAAGTTTGATATGTTTATGGTGTTTTTGGAGTTTTACATTTAAGAAGCGATTTTAAGAACAAAAACTCTGAAATTGTAGAGACTGATTTTTTGGTAGCAGTGGGGATTTAGGAGGTACAGGATAAAGATGAATGAGTAGTTGCAGTACTGCTGTTGGCTGCTGGATGGCAGCAGAGCACTGCAACAGCGTCCAGattattattaagtttttatttcctgccCTCTCCCCTGTCATTGTACATGATTAGAGTGCTACTTTGGCAGATATCCATCTGCAGCTTTTGCTTGTTACTTCTtaagtctcttttttttctccacagcattatctt
This window harbors:
- the abcg8 gene encoding ATP-binding cassette sub-family G member 8, which translates into the protein MDTETSSNRKNSYSQHQDTELFSSEEDSSLYFTYSGGCNELEVNSLHYQVDPAAQIPWYERLSEFKLPWEIEQNKQTVIDNLSLRVRSGQMLAIIGSSGCGKTSLLDVITCRDEGGTMTSGQILINGKPNTPHLVKKSIAHVRQDDRLLPHLTVRETLSFVAKLRLPTHFTQAQRDQRVDDVIAELRLRQCAHTRVGNDYVRGISGGERRRVSIAVQLLWNPGILILDEPTSGLDSFTAHNLVITLSRLARGNRLILLSVHQPRSDIFQLFELVVLMSSGSPVYCGPAQDMVPYFTSLGYPCPRYCNPSDFYVDLISIDRRSPEREAECLERARLLAGCFQEKVRDTDDHMWKPAETNATQAGSSRQPSKKKGEEVITISGDRNKLPGRFHQFNTLIRRHMYNDFRDLVTLLVHGFEALLMSLLIGFLYYGAGEERLSIQDTVALLYMVGALTPFAVVLDVIAKCHTERAMLYHELEDGMYSVTPYFFAKILGELPEHCVFTLVYGLPTYWLAGLNEAPDRFLLNFLLVWLMVYCSRAMALFVAASLPTLQISAFMGNALFTVFYLTGGFVISLENMWLVASWFSYASFMRWGFDGMLQVQFSGNHYSFNIGNFTIPVDGIYVVEALKMNQYPLFSCYLVLLAVCVAFMGLYFLSLKFIKQKSSQDW